A genomic stretch from Pseudomonas alkylphenolica includes:
- a CDS encoding YebC/PmpR family DNA-binding transcriptional regulator, which translates to MGAQWKAKHRETAANAKGKIMGKLSKEIQIAAKAGADPDMNPRLRLAVEQAKKASMTRETLERAIRKGAGLDGDAVNYTAVTYEGFAPHQVPLIVECLTDNVNRTVAQIRVLFRKGQLGASGSVAWDFNHVGLIEATPSSADADPEMAAIEAGAQDFAEGEEEGSTLFITDTTDLDAVQKALPAQGFTVVSAKIGYTPKNPVSGLSDEQMAEVEAFLTAIDDNDDVQNVYVGLAG; encoded by the coding sequence ATGGGCGCACAGTGGAAAGCCAAGCATAGAGAAACAGCAGCCAACGCCAAAGGCAAGATCATGGGCAAGCTGTCCAAAGAGATCCAGATCGCCGCGAAGGCTGGCGCTGACCCGGACATGAACCCACGCCTGCGTTTGGCGGTCGAGCAGGCCAAAAAGGCTTCGATGACCCGCGAAACCCTGGAGCGGGCGATTCGCAAGGGTGCTGGGCTTGATGGCGACGCGGTGAACTACACTGCGGTGACCTACGAAGGTTTTGCCCCGCACCAGGTGCCGCTGATCGTCGAGTGCCTGACCGACAACGTCAACCGTACCGTGGCGCAAATCCGCGTACTGTTCCGCAAAGGCCAGCTGGGTGCTTCGGGCTCGGTGGCCTGGGACTTCAACCACGTTGGCCTGATTGAAGCCACCCCGAGCTCGGCCGACGCCGACCCGGAAATGGCCGCCATCGAAGCCGGCGCCCAGGACTTCGCAGAAGGTGAAGAAGAGGGCTCGACCCTGTTCATCACCGACACCACCGACCTGGATGCCGTGCAGAAGGCCCTGCCTGCTCAAGGTTTCACCGTTGTTTCGGCGAAGATCGGGTACACCCCGAAGAACCCGGTCAGCGGCTTGAGCGATGAGCAGATGGCCGAAGTCGAAGCCTTCCTCACGGCCATCGATGACAATGATGACGTGCAGAACGTGTATGTAGGTCTGGCTGGCTGA
- the nadE gene encoding ammonia-dependent NAD(+) synthetase yields MSANLQSENPAVRIAHDLKVNQWTDEAKDAAQEISTRIDFLKERVRATHTKGLVLGISGGVDSTTAGKLCQIAVEQLRAEGYPAKFYAVRLPFYVQRDEEDAQQALRFINPDETLTVDIGQSVDAMMGALSGQHTADEHAIDFVKGNVKARARMIAQYAIAGDKGCLVVGTDHAAEAVMGFFTKFGDGACDLTPLAGLVKGQVRQIALVLGAPADLVVKTPTADLEDLDPGKPDELAYGCTYDEIDNFLLGRPVSAQSAKIIIGAYAKTAHKRALPYAP; encoded by the coding sequence ATGAGCGCTAATCTGCAATCTGAAAACCCGGCTGTTCGTATCGCTCACGACCTCAAGGTCAATCAGTGGACGGATGAGGCAAAAGATGCGGCGCAAGAAATCTCCACCCGCATAGACTTCCTCAAAGAACGTGTACGGGCCACGCACACCAAAGGCCTGGTGCTGGGGATCAGCGGCGGCGTTGACTCCACCACCGCAGGCAAGCTCTGCCAGATTGCGGTTGAGCAACTACGGGCCGAAGGCTACCCGGCAAAGTTCTACGCAGTACGCCTGCCCTTCTATGTCCAGCGTGACGAAGAGGACGCTCAACAGGCGCTGCGTTTCATCAACCCCGATGAAACCCTGACTGTCGACATCGGCCAGTCCGTCGATGCCATGATGGGTGCGTTGAGCGGCCAGCACACCGCTGATGAGCACGCGATCGACTTCGTCAAAGGCAACGTCAAGGCGCGCGCACGCATGATCGCCCAGTACGCCATTGCCGGTGATAAAGGGTGCCTGGTGGTGGGTACCGATCACGCGGCTGAAGCGGTGATGGGCTTCTTCACCAAGTTCGGTGATGGCGCTTGCGACCTGACCCCGCTGGCTGGCCTGGTCAAAGGACAGGTCCGCCAGATCGCGTTGGTACTGGGAGCGCCTGCAGACCTGGTAGTGAAAACCCCGACCGCCGACCTCGAAGATCTCGACCCAGGCAAGCCGGACGAATTGGCCTACGGCTGCACTTACGATGAAATCGACAACTTCCTGCTCGGCAGGCCGGTTTCTGCGCAAAGCGCCAAGATCATCATTGGCGCTTACGCAAAGACCGCCCACAAACGCGCCCTGCCCTATGCGCCCTGA
- a CDS encoding LysR family transcriptional regulator: MSVSHAQLKAFHAVALHGSFTRAAERLFLTQPAISDQVRKLEERFGVLLFHRNKRSVQLTDLGERLLGITQRLFAVEAEAHELLQDSRALQTGTLVLAVDAPVHVLPQIAQFCQQYPGISVKIETGNTDESLLRLFNYQADLALLGRDVDDERLLCVPMRSDPMVAFVSHNHPWASRGSISLADLDDTPIVLREPGSVTRQTLEEEMQRAGLRIRPAIQVEGREAAREAVVVGIGVGVVSAAEFGADARVCALPIVDCQRRLTETLVCLREQSSRRLVATFLQMVRDSL, from the coding sequence ATGTCGGTTTCCCATGCTCAGTTGAAAGCTTTTCACGCCGTTGCCCTGCACGGCAGCTTCACCCGTGCCGCCGAACGGTTGTTCCTGACCCAGCCGGCCATCTCCGATCAGGTGCGCAAACTGGAGGAACGCTTCGGCGTGCTGCTGTTTCACCGCAACAAGCGTTCGGTGCAATTGACCGATCTGGGTGAGCGCTTGCTGGGCATTACCCAACGCCTGTTTGCCGTAGAGGCCGAGGCCCATGAGCTGCTCCAGGACTCACGCGCCTTGCAGACCGGCACCCTGGTACTGGCGGTGGATGCGCCGGTGCACGTCCTGCCGCAAATCGCCCAGTTCTGTCAGCAGTACCCCGGTATCAGCGTCAAGATCGAGACCGGTAACACTGATGAGTCGCTGCTACGGCTATTCAATTATCAGGCCGACCTGGCCCTGCTCGGTCGTGATGTCGATGACGAGCGTCTGCTGTGCGTGCCGATGCGCAGCGATCCGATGGTGGCCTTTGTCTCGCATAACCACCCTTGGGCCAGCCGTGGCTCGATCAGCCTGGCCGATCTGGATGACACGCCAATTGTGCTGCGTGAGCCGGGCTCGGTGACCCGCCAGACCCTGGAAGAAGAAATGCAACGCGCGGGCCTGCGCATTCGTCCGGCGATTCAGGTCGAAGGCCGGGAAGCGGCGCGCGAGGCGGTGGTGGTGGGGATTGGCGTCGGTGTGGTGTCGGCGGCCGAGTTCGGCGCCGATGCGCGGGTGTGTGCATTGCCGATTGTCGATTGTCAGCGGCGCCTGACCGAGACTTTGGTGTGCTTGCGTGAGCAGAGCTCACGGCGTCTGGTGGCGACGTTTTTGCAGATGGTGCGGGATAGTCTTTGA
- the hydA gene encoding dihydropyrimidinase — protein sequence MTLMIRGATLITHEESYRADVLCADGVIKAIGTDLDLPNGCEILDGSGQYLMPGGIDPHTHMQLPFMGTVASEDFYSGTAAGLAGGTTSIIDFVIPNPQQSLLEAFHQWRGWAEKSASDYGFHVAITWWSERVREEMGELVSQHGVNSFKHFMAYKNAIMAADDTLVASFERCLELGAVPTVHAENGELVYHLQRKLLAQGITGPEAHPLSRPSQVEGEAASRAIRIAETLGTPVYLVHVSTREALDEIAYARAKGQPVYGEVLAGHLLLDDSVYHHPDWQTAAGYVMSPPFRPRKDGHQEALWGGLQSGNLHTTATDHCCFCAEQKAAGRDDFSRIPNGTAGIEDRMAVLWDEGVNSGRLSMQDFVALTSTNTAKIFNLFPRKGALRVGADADLVLWDPQGTRTISAATHHQQVDFNIFEGKTVRGIPSHTISQGKLVWANGDLRAERGAGRYIERPAYPAVFDLLSKRAEHQRPVAVKR from the coding sequence ATGACGCTTATGATTCGTGGTGCCACCCTGATTACCCATGAGGAAAGTTATCGTGCCGACGTGCTCTGTGCCGACGGAGTGATCAAGGCCATCGGCACCGACCTCGACCTCCCCAACGGCTGCGAGATTCTCGATGGTAGCGGCCAGTACCTGATGCCCGGCGGCATCGACCCGCACACCCATATGCAGCTGCCCTTCATGGGTACCGTGGCCAGCGAGGACTTCTATAGCGGCACCGCTGCCGGCCTTGCCGGCGGCACCACCTCGATCATCGACTTCGTCATTCCCAACCCCCAGCAGTCCTTGCTCGAAGCCTTTCATCAGTGGCGCGGCTGGGCTGAAAAATCCGCCTCCGACTACGGCTTTCACGTCGCCATCACCTGGTGGAGCGAGCGGGTGCGGGAGGAAATGGGCGAGTTGGTAAGCCAGCACGGCGTCAACAGTTTCAAGCACTTCATGGCCTACAAGAATGCGATCATGGCCGCCGACGATACCCTGGTCGCCAGCTTCGAACGCTGCCTGGAGCTGGGTGCGGTGCCCACCGTGCATGCCGAGAACGGCGAGCTGGTCTATCACCTGCAGCGCAAGCTGCTCGCCCAGGGCATCACCGGGCCCGAAGCGCATCCGTTGTCGCGCCCCTCCCAGGTTGAGGGTGAAGCGGCCAGCCGCGCCATCCGCATTGCCGAAACCCTCGGCACACCGGTGTACCTGGTGCACGTGTCGACCCGCGAAGCACTGGACGAAATCGCCTACGCCCGCGCCAAAGGCCAGCCGGTCTACGGCGAAGTGCTGGCCGGGCACTTGCTGCTGGACGACAGCGTCTACCACCATCCTGACTGGCAAACCGCCGCCGGCTACGTCATGAGCCCGCCCTTCCGGCCGCGCAAGGACGGCCACCAGGAAGCCCTGTGGGGCGGCCTGCAATCGGGCAACCTGCACACCACCGCCACCGACCACTGCTGTTTCTGCGCCGAGCAGAAAGCCGCGGGCCGCGATGACTTCAGCCGTATCCCCAACGGCACCGCCGGTATCGAAGACCGCATGGCGGTGCTCTGGGACGAAGGGGTGAACAGCGGCAGGCTGTCGATGCAGGACTTTGTTGCGCTGACGTCCACCAACACCGCGAAGATCTTCAACCTGTTCCCGCGTAAAGGTGCTCTGCGCGTCGGGGCCGATGCCGACCTGGTGCTCTGGGACCCGCAAGGCACGCGGACCATTTCTGCGGCGACGCATCATCAACAGGTCGACTTCAACATCTTCGAAGGCAAGACCGTGCGTGGCATTCCCAGCCACACCATCAGCCAGGGCAAGCTGGTCTGGGCCAATGGTGACTTGCGTGCCGAACGAGGTGCCGGGCGATATATCGAGCGGCCGGCGTATCCGGCAGTGTTCGATCTGTTGAGCAAGCGGGCCGAGCATCAGCGTCCGGTAGCGGTTAAGCGCTAG
- a CDS encoding FAD-dependent oxidoreductase codes for MRPFWLQQALDQEQSSACPALAADTHCDVCIVGGGYTGLWTALMLKEHNPALDVVLIEADICGAGASGRNGGCALSWSAKYFTLERLFGMQEAVRLVKASEQSIHAIGDFCRAHGIDADYRLDGTLYTATNRAQMGATDGVIAALERQGINSFQRLPVEQVQRLAGSAKHLEGWFSPAAATVQPGKLVRGLRRVALQKGVRIHEGTAMTGLQEGPQAGVETAGGTVRAGRVVLALNAWMARAFPQFERSVAIVSSDMIITEPQPQLLRQIGLTSGVSVLDSRIFVHYYHNTSDGRLMLGKGGNTFAYGGRMLPVFDQPSPYEALLRRSLGEFFPILAQVPVAATWNGPSDRSVTGLPFFGRLGHQGNVFYGFGYSGSGVGPCHMGGQILSSLALGLDNPWTRSPLVNGPLGYFPPEPIRYLGSLMVRNAIRRKEQAEDHGHRPRRLDVRLARFAAAAGKADKA; via the coding sequence ATGAGACCCTTCTGGCTGCAACAGGCGCTGGATCAGGAACAATCCAGCGCATGCCCGGCGCTGGCCGCTGACACCCACTGCGATGTGTGCATTGTCGGCGGTGGCTACACCGGCCTGTGGACCGCGCTGATGCTCAAGGAACACAACCCGGCGCTGGACGTCGTGCTGATCGAAGCCGACATCTGTGGTGCCGGGGCCAGTGGGCGCAACGGTGGATGCGCCCTGTCATGGTCGGCCAAGTATTTCACCCTCGAACGCCTGTTCGGGATGCAGGAGGCGGTGCGCCTGGTCAAGGCCTCGGAGCAGAGCATCCATGCCATCGGTGATTTTTGCCGGGCCCATGGCATCGATGCCGACTACCGTCTGGACGGCACCCTGTACACCGCCACCAACCGCGCCCAGATGGGCGCCACCGATGGCGTGATTGCCGCCCTGGAGCGCCAGGGCATCAACTCGTTCCAGCGCTTGCCGGTGGAGCAGGTACAACGCCTGGCGGGCTCGGCCAAGCATCTGGAAGGCTGGTTCTCGCCGGCCGCCGCCACGGTACAACCGGGCAAGCTGGTGCGTGGCCTGCGCCGGGTTGCCCTGCAAAAAGGTGTGCGCATCCACGAAGGCACGGCCATGACCGGTTTGCAGGAAGGGCCCCAGGCCGGGGTGGAAACCGCCGGTGGCACGGTCCGCGCCGGCCGTGTGGTGCTGGCCCTCAATGCCTGGATGGCGCGGGCGTTCCCGCAGTTCGAACGCAGCGTGGCGATTGTCTCCAGCGACATGATCATTACCGAACCGCAGCCGCAGCTGCTGCGTCAGATCGGCTTGACCAGCGGCGTCAGCGTGCTGGATTCGCGGATATTCGTGCATTACTACCACAACACCAGCGATGGCCGGCTGATGCTCGGCAAGGGTGGCAATACCTTTGCCTACGGTGGCCGGATGCTGCCGGTGTTCGACCAGCCGTCGCCTTATGAGGCGCTGTTGCGGCGTAGCCTTGGGGAATTCTTTCCGATCTTGGCCCAGGTGCCGGTGGCGGCTACCTGGAACGGGCCTTCGGACCGTTCGGTGACCGGCTTGCCGTTCTTTGGCCGTCTGGGCCACCAGGGCAATGTGTTTTATGGCTTCGGTTATTCGGGCAGCGGTGTCGGCCCTTGTCATATGGGCGGGCAGATCCTTTCTTCACTGGCGCTGGGGCTGGATAACCCATGGACCCGCTCGCCGCTGGTCAACGGTCCGCTGGGCTATTTCCCGCCCGAACCGATCCGTTACCTGGGCTCGCTGATGGTGCGCAATGCCATTCGTCGCAAGGAGCAGGCCGAAGACCACGGGCATCGCCCGCGCCGCCTGGACGTACGCCTGGCGCGCTTTGCCGCGGCGGCGGGCAAAGCCGACAAGGCCTGA
- a CDS encoding NCS1 family nucleobase:cation symporter-1, giving the protein MQQTRSQVRERDGLYELDAGSDVLDSPRYNHDIAPTKVQERTWNKWHITALWVGMSICVPTYTLGGVLTAYFGLTVGEALLAILLANTVVLIPLTLNAFPGTKYGIPFPVLLRSSFGIIGSNVPCLIRALVACGWFGIQTMFGGLAIHLFLGSLSADWKALGGTGEVIGFMLFWCLNLWVVLRGAESIKWLETLSAPLLVLVGAGLLVWALPNVSISELMAQPPKRPEGASVYGYFFAGLTAMVGFWATLSLNIPDFSRYAKSQKDQILGQIFGLPLTMFLFAALGVVLTAASASLVGQTVSDPVSLIGHIQSPVWVALAMALIIIATLSTNTAANIVSPTNDFQNLAPKWIGRTKAVLLTGLVGLLLMAHELLKKLGLIVSDVSLESVYSNWLLGYSSLLGPIAGIMVVDYFLLRKQTLDLAGLYRDDVYPAWNAAGFIAFGVPVALTLLSLQSQVFSWFYDFGWFTGSALGGLIYYALGQLKTARAANLKPTV; this is encoded by the coding sequence ATGCAGCAGACCCGATCGCAAGTGCGTGAACGTGATGGCTTGTATGAACTCGACGCCGGCAGCGACGTCCTCGACAGCCCCCGGTACAACCACGACATCGCTCCAACCAAGGTACAGGAGCGCACCTGGAACAAATGGCACATCACCGCGCTGTGGGTCGGCATGTCGATCTGTGTGCCGACCTATACCCTGGGCGGGGTGCTGACCGCTTACTTCGGCCTGACGGTGGGCGAAGCGTTGCTGGCGATCCTGCTGGCCAACACCGTGGTGCTGATTCCGCTGACGCTCAATGCCTTTCCCGGGACCAAGTACGGCATTCCCTTTCCGGTGCTGTTGCGTTCTTCGTTCGGCATCATCGGCTCCAACGTGCCGTGCCTGATCCGTGCCTTGGTTGCATGTGGCTGGTTCGGCATCCAGACCATGTTCGGTGGCCTGGCCATTCACCTGTTCCTCGGGTCGTTGTCGGCGGACTGGAAGGCCTTGGGCGGCACTGGCGAAGTGATCGGCTTCATGCTGTTCTGGTGCCTGAACCTGTGGGTGGTGCTGCGCGGCGCCGAGTCGATCAAATGGCTGGAAACCCTTTCGGCGCCGTTGCTGGTGCTGGTCGGTGCCGGGCTGCTGGTGTGGGCGTTGCCCAACGTGTCGATCAGTGAGCTGATGGCGCAGCCACCCAAACGTCCGGAAGGGGCCAGCGTCTATGGCTATTTCTTTGCCGGGCTGACCGCTATGGTGGGCTTCTGGGCCACCTTGTCGTTGAATATCCCCGACTTCAGCCGCTACGCCAAAAGCCAGAAAGACCAGATCCTCGGGCAGATTTTCGGCCTGCCGCTGACCATGTTCCTGTTCGCGGCATTGGGTGTGGTGCTGACCGCTGCCTCGGCGTCGCTGGTGGGGCAGACTGTGTCCGATCCGGTCAGCCTGATCGGGCATATCCAGAGCCCGGTGTGGGTGGCCCTGGCCATGGCCCTGATCATCATCGCCACCTTGTCGACCAACACTGCAGCGAACATCGTTTCGCCCACCAACGACTTCCAGAACCTTGCGCCCAAGTGGATCGGGCGCACCAAGGCGGTGCTGCTCACCGGCCTGGTCGGCTTGTTGCTGATGGCGCATGAGCTGCTGAAAAAGCTTGGGCTGATTGTCAGCGACGTGAGCCTGGAGAGTGTCTATTCCAACTGGCTGCTGGGTTATTCCAGCCTGCTCGGGCCGATTGCCGGGATCATGGTGGTCGACTACTTCCTGCTGCGCAAACAGACCCTGGACCTGGCCGGCCTGTACCGCGATGACGTCTACCCGGCCTGGAATGCCGCCGGCTTCATTGCCTTCGGGGTGCCAGTGGCGCTGACCCTGCTGTCGCTGCAAAGCCAGGTTTTCAGCTGGTTCTACGACTTTGGCTGGTTCACCGGCTCCGCCCTGGGCGGGCTGATCTACTACGCGCTCGGCCAGCTCAAGACTGCCCGTGCGGCCAACCTCAAACCCACCGTGTAG
- a CDS encoding Zn-dependent hydrolase, translating into MQTAQDVLQSTHRHINGERLWQSLMDLARLGATVKGGVCRLALTDLDRQARDLFVKWTEEAGCTVTIDGVGNIFARRPGRNPQLPPVMTGSHIDTQPTGGKFDGCFGVLAGLEVMRTLNDLKIETEAPLEVVVWTNEEGSRFAPCMMGSGVFAEKFTLEETLAKTDAEGISVGQALNAIGYAGPRPVSGHPVGAYFEAHIEQGPILEDQHKTIGVVLGALGQKWFDLTLRGVEAHAGPTPMHLRKDALVGASAVVAAVNRVALEHQPHACGTVGCLQAYPGSRNVIPGEVRMTLDFRHLQPERLDSMIAQVREVISSTCQQHGLSHTLTPTADFPPLYFEQSCVEAVRSAAQGLGLSHMDIVSGAGHDAIFLAELGPAGMIFVPCEGGISHNEIENAAPEDLADGCAVLLRAMLAAAQAVARGREAA; encoded by the coding sequence ATGCAAACAGCACAGGACGTTCTGCAATCGACCCATCGGCATATCAACGGCGAACGCCTGTGGCAGTCGCTGATGGATCTGGCCCGGCTCGGCGCTACGGTCAAAGGCGGGGTGTGCCGCCTGGCGCTGACCGACCTTGATCGCCAGGCCCGCGACCTGTTCGTCAAATGGACTGAGGAGGCGGGTTGTACCGTCACTATCGACGGCGTTGGCAATATTTTCGCCCGCCGTCCAGGGCGCAACCCGCAGCTTCCGCCGGTGATGACCGGCAGCCATATCGACACCCAGCCCACCGGCGGCAAGTTCGATGGTTGCTTTGGGGTCCTGGCCGGGCTGGAAGTCATGCGCACTCTCAATGACCTGAAGATCGAAACCGAGGCGCCGCTGGAGGTGGTGGTCTGGACCAACGAAGAAGGCTCGCGCTTTGCCCCATGCATGATGGGCTCGGGGGTGTTCGCAGAGAAATTTACCCTGGAAGAAACCCTGGCCAAGACCGACGCCGAGGGCATCAGCGTCGGCCAGGCGCTCAACGCCATCGGCTATGCCGGGCCGCGGCCGGTCAGTGGTCACCCGGTGGGGGCGTATTTCGAAGCGCATATCGAGCAGGGACCAATCCTGGAGGATCAGCACAAGACCATCGGCGTGGTCCTTGGCGCCCTTGGCCAGAAGTGGTTTGACCTGACCTTGCGCGGTGTCGAGGCGCACGCCGGGCCGACGCCGATGCACCTGCGCAAAGACGCCCTGGTGGGCGCCAGTGCGGTGGTGGCGGCGGTCAATCGTGTGGCCCTGGAGCATCAACCGCATGCCTGTGGCACTGTCGGCTGTCTGCAGGCGTATCCGGGCTCGCGCAATGTCATACCAGGCGAGGTGCGTATGACCCTGGACTTCCGTCATCTGCAGCCGGAACGTCTGGATTCGATGATCGCCCAGGTGCGCGAGGTGATCAGCAGCACCTGCCAGCAGCATGGGCTGAGCCATACCTTGACCCCGACCGCGGACTTCCCGCCGCTGTACTTCGAACAGAGCTGTGTCGAGGCGGTGCGCAGTGCTGCTCAGGGCCTGGGGTTGTCCCACATGGACATCGTCAGTGGCGCCGGGCATGACGCGATCTTCCTCGCCGAGCTGGGGCCGGCTGGGATGATTTTCGTGCCTTGTGAAGGGGGGATCAGCCACAACGAAATCGAGAATGCCGCGCCCGAGGACCTGGCGGATGGCTGCGCGGTGTTGTTGCGTGCGATGCTGGCGGCGGCACAGGCGGTGGCGCGGGGGAGGGAAGCGGCGTAG
- a CDS encoding MFS transporter — protein MNKHIADIKRWRVQIFAITWIAYAAFYFTRKAFSVAKLGIGEDPSFTLDKMAMANLDAIYLAAYAVGQFTWGMLADRFGPRVVVLGGLVISAAAALVMGSYATFPIFATCMLVQGLAQSTGWAGLCKNIGSFFPSSQRGRVLGLWSSCYAFGGLVASPFAGWWAYTLIGSWHAAFFSSAAVVALVAVLFFFLQRNKPEDIGLPAVEPEPESMVPGSTICSVWAPLREILRNRTVLTLGLAYFMLKPARYAILLWGPVMVFEQMPSVGKVGAAIIPTAFELAGLLGPILIGLASDKLFGARRMPACVISLLVLTVVLALFMGAMQSGSVILVVALLFVMGLTLYGPDSMISGAAAIDFGSAKAGATAAGFVNGCGSVGAILGGLLPGYFDGVTVFIVFAGCALFSALVLVPHWNSRPATAEHTPAVAPNTAMAIKPLRT, from the coding sequence ATGAATAAACACATTGCAGATATCAAGCGTTGGCGCGTGCAGATTTTTGCCATTACCTGGATTGCCTACGCTGCGTTTTACTTCACCCGCAAAGCGTTCTCCGTCGCCAAACTGGGCATCGGCGAAGACCCAAGCTTCACCCTCGATAAAATGGCCATGGCCAACCTCGACGCCATCTACCTGGCGGCTTACGCGGTAGGGCAGTTCACCTGGGGCATGCTCGCCGACCGCTTCGGGCCACGGGTGGTGGTGCTCGGCGGCCTGGTGATCTCGGCGGCGGCAGCCTTGGTGATGGGCAGTTACGCGACCTTCCCGATCTTCGCCACCTGCATGCTGGTCCAGGGCCTGGCGCAGTCCACCGGCTGGGCGGGGTTGTGCAAGAACATCGGCAGTTTCTTTCCGTCATCGCAGCGCGGGCGGGTACTGGGGCTGTGGAGTTCTTGCTACGCCTTTGGCGGCCTGGTCGCTTCGCCGTTTGCCGGCTGGTGGGCCTACACCCTGATCGGCAGCTGGCATGCGGCATTCTTCTCCAGTGCCGCAGTAGTAGCGCTGGTGGCCGTACTGTTCTTCTTCCTGCAGCGCAACAAGCCTGAAGACATCGGTCTGCCTGCGGTAGAGCCGGAGCCTGAAAGCATGGTGCCCGGTTCGACGATTTGCAGCGTCTGGGCGCCGCTGCGCGAGATTCTGCGCAACCGCACTGTGCTGACCCTGGGCCTGGCGTACTTCATGCTCAAGCCGGCGCGCTACGCGATTCTGTTGTGGGGGCCGGTGATGGTCTTTGAACAGATGCCCTCGGTGGGCAAAGTCGGTGCAGCGATCATCCCCACTGCCTTCGAGCTGGCCGGCTTGCTCGGGCCGATTCTGATTGGCCTGGCTTCGGACAAGCTGTTCGGCGCCCGACGCATGCCGGCCTGTGTGATCAGTCTGTTGGTACTCACGGTAGTGCTGGCGCTGTTTATGGGCGCGATGCAAAGCGGCAGCGTGATTTTGGTGGTGGCTTTGCTGTTTGTCATGGGCCTGACCCTGTATGGGCCCGACTCAATGATCAGTGGCGCGGCGGCCATCGACTTCGGCAGTGCCAAGGCCGGTGCCACGGCGGCCGGTTTCGTCAACGGCTGTGGTTCGGTGGGGGCAATTCTCGGCGGGCTGCTGCCGGGTTACTTCGACGGTGTCACGGTGTTCATCGTGTTTGCCGGCTGCGCGCTGTTCTCGGCGCTGGTGCTGGTGCCGCACTGGAACAGTCGACCGGCAACTGCCGAACACACCCCGGCCGTGGCCCCGAACACCGCCATGGCAATCAAACCGCTGCGCACCTGA
- a CDS encoding leucine-rich repeat-containing protein kinase family protein, translated as MHTLTDLKTGRLAGITRLDLSDELEHFPREIFDLADSLEVLNLSGNRLSELPDDLGRLHRLKVLFCSDNHFTHVPEGVGQCPALEIVGFKSNRIEQLSPNALPKRLRALILTDNCLTALPEALGDCADLQKIMLAGNRLQSLPASLARCQKLELMRIAANQLQALPDWLLQMPRLAWLAYAGNPLPAPFCTPEDPGHCPRIDWQHVRLAQVLGQGASGVIHQARWREQDEPVAVKLYKGQMTSDGSPLNEMAACIAAGDHRQLVRLAGRIDNHPEQLPALVMQLIDPSWFNLAGPPSLASCTRDTYPAERRLSLSSVRRLAGAIASVAAHLHGHGITHGDLYAHNILCDEAGDCLLGDFGAASFYPQDGSTAAVALQRIEVLAFGVLLGELLGCCEEDCEELRAVQRLCIQPDVMQRPGFAAISEQIAGQARSHQWERA; from the coding sequence ATGCACACCCTCACCGACCTCAAGACAGGCCGACTGGCAGGTATTACCCGGCTCGATCTGAGCGACGAGCTTGAACACTTCCCACGGGAAATCTTCGATCTGGCCGACAGCCTGGAAGTCCTCAACCTGAGCGGCAACCGCCTGAGCGAACTGCCTGATGACCTGGGGCGCCTGCACCGGCTCAAGGTGCTGTTCTGCTCGGACAACCACTTTACCCACGTGCCTGAGGGTGTCGGCCAGTGCCCTGCGCTGGAAATCGTGGGTTTCAAGAGCAACCGCATCGAACAGCTCAGCCCCAACGCCTTGCCCAAGCGTCTGCGCGCACTGATATTGACGGACAACTGCCTAACCGCGTTGCCCGAGGCGCTGGGCGACTGCGCGGACCTGCAAAAGATCATGCTGGCCGGGAACCGCTTACAGTCGCTGCCCGCCAGCCTCGCGCGCTGCCAGAAGCTTGAACTGATGCGCATTGCTGCCAACCAGCTGCAGGCGTTGCCGGACTGGTTACTGCAGATGCCGCGCCTGGCCTGGCTGGCCTATGCCGGCAATCCGCTGCCGGCGCCATTCTGCACGCCTGAAGATCCCGGCCATTGCCCACGCATCGATTGGCAGCATGTGCGCCTGGCCCAGGTGCTGGGCCAGGGTGCCTCCGGCGTGATCCATCAGGCCCGCTGGCGGGAGCAGGATGAACCGGTAGCGGTCAAATTGTACAAAGGCCAGATGACCAGCGATGGCTCCCCCCTGAACGAGATGGCCGCCTGCATCGCTGCGGGCGATCATCGGCAACTGGTGCGTCTGGCCGGGCGTATCGACAATCATCCCGAGCAACTGCCTGCGCTGGTGATGCAACTGATCGACCCGAGCTGGTTCAACCTGGCCGGGCCACCGAGCCTGGCCTCTTGCACCCGCGACACTTACCCCGCTGAACGGCGCCTGAGCCTGTCATCGGTCAGACGACTGGCAGGTGCCATTGCTTCGGTGGCTGCCCATTTGCACGGGCATGGCATTACTCACGGCGACCTGTATGCGCACAACATTCTGTGTGATGAAGCGGGCGACTGCCTGCTGGGCGATTTTGGTGCGGCATCGTTTTATCCGCAGGATGGCAGCACTGCAGCGGTAGCCTTGCAACGGATCGAAGTACTGGCATTCGGGGTGCTGCTGGGGGAATTGCTTGGATGCTGCGAGGAGGACTGCGAGGAATTACGCGCGGTGCAACGCTTGTGCATACAGCCTGATGTCATGCAGCGGCCCGGGTTTGCGGCGATCAGTGAGCAAATCGCGGGTCAAGCCCGCTCCCACCAGTGGGAGCGGGCTTGA